In Flavobacterium sp. N1736, the following are encoded in one genomic region:
- a CDS encoding LysR family transcriptional regulator yields the protein MEIRHLRLIKAIVEEGSITKAIDKLHLTQSALSHQLKEAEYQLGTPVFFRMNKKLVLTKAGEKMYEIANEILDKLSQTESQIKQMVFGEHGEIRISTECFSSYHWLPSVLKQFHLLYPNVELKIVTEATHIPLQKLLENVIDIAVISDQIDDNNIKYLELFQDEVVMAVSENHAWANKKYVVAEDFIDEHLLIHSLPMETVTIHQFVLAPAKVTPKKITAIPLTEASLEMVKADMGVMSMAKWALHPHLKNNPIKAIKIGKNGLKRKHFIAIRENQIYPDYFHHFIAFLQTEINIQWTI from the coding sequence ATGGAAATACGTCATTTACGATTGATAAAAGCGATTGTTGAAGAAGGAAGCATTACCAAAGCAATTGACAAACTTCATTTAACACAATCGGCTTTAAGTCATCAACTTAAAGAAGCCGAATATCAATTGGGCACGCCTGTTTTTTTTAGAATGAATAAAAAACTGGTTTTAACCAAAGCCGGCGAAAAAATGTATGAGATTGCCAATGAAATTCTGGACAAACTTTCGCAAACCGAATCTCAAATCAAACAAATGGTTTTTGGCGAACACGGCGAAATCAGAATTAGTACCGAATGTTTTTCAAGTTATCATTGGCTGCCTTCGGTTTTAAAGCAATTTCACCTTTTGTACCCCAATGTCGAATTGAAAATTGTTACTGAAGCCACACATATTCCATTACAAAAATTACTCGAAAACGTGATTGACATTGCTGTTATCAGCGATCAGATTGATGACAATAACATTAAATATCTCGAACTTTTTCAGGATGAAGTTGTTATGGCCGTTTCTGAAAACCATGCCTGGGCAAATAAAAAATACGTTGTTGCCGAAGATTTTATTGATGAACATTTACTGATTCATTCCCTTCCGATGGAAACTGTAACAATTCATCAGTTTGTTTTGGCTCCTGCCAAAGTAACTCCGAAAAAAATAACGGCGATACCGCTTACCGAGGCTTCACTTGAAATGGTCAAAGCCGATATGGGTGTGATGTCGATGGCAAAATGGGCATTGCACCCGCATTTAAAAAACAATCCCATAAAAGCCATCAAAATTGGAAAAAACGGCTTAAAAAGAAAGCATTTTATTGCAATTAGGGAAAACCAGATTTATCCCGATTATTTTCATCACTTTATTGCCTTTTTACAAACCGAAATTAACATTCAATGGACTATTTAA
- a CDS encoding GNAT family N-acetyltransferase has protein sequence MDYLIRSCEVSDLPKLVILCQKHAEYEKADYDAKGKAEALKKALFDSDPKLFCLVVAVEKDIVGYVSYNFSYSTWEAGDIISMDCLFLEEQARNYGIGEVLIHKLKEIGKEKKCINMQWRTPDFNERAIKFYNRIGARGKEKVCFFLDLF, from the coding sequence ATGGACTATTTAATAAGAAGCTGCGAGGTTTCAGATTTGCCAAAACTTGTCATTCTATGCCAAAAACATGCTGAATATGAAAAGGCAGATTATGATGCAAAAGGAAAAGCAGAAGCATTAAAAAAAGCATTATTCGATTCAGATCCCAAGCTTTTTTGTTTGGTTGTCGCCGTCGAAAAAGACATTGTTGGTTATGTTTCTTATAATTTTAGTTATTCAACCTGGGAAGCCGGAGATATAATTTCTATGGATTGTTTATTTTTAGAAGAACAAGCAAGGAATTACGGAATTGGTGAAGTTTTAATCCATAAACTAAAAGAAATAGGAAAAGAGAAAAAGTGCATCAACATGCAGTGGCGAACACCGGATTTTAACGAAAGAGCTATAAAATTCTACAACCGAATTGGCGCAAGAGGAAAAGAAAAGGTTTGTTTTTTTCTGGATTTATTCTAA